The following proteins come from a genomic window of Micromonospora echinofusca:
- a CDS encoding DedA family protein, whose protein sequence is MIRTAHALLASGTDTAEAAPPEDGLIGFVIGLVERLGGPGAGLAVALENLFPPIPSEVILPLAGFVAGQGRMSVVSAIFWTTLGSLLGALALYWIGAVLGRERVRAIAQRLPLVKLSDVDRTEEWFLRHGVKAVFFGRMIPIFRSLISIPAGVERMPVWTFAVYTTLGSLIWNTTFVMAGYLLGDNWHLVEGYAGVLQKVVIVACVAAAGWFVVSRIVRARRGAAPVDPAAPVDLAPPVDLAPPVEPAPLPYAPDPTGRGTIYRSVYSDAQAPDRDLSR, encoded by the coding sequence ATGATTCGTACCGCGCACGCCCTGCTCGCCTCCGGCACCGACACCGCGGAGGCCGCGCCACCCGAGGACGGACTGATCGGCTTCGTCATCGGTCTGGTCGAGCGGCTCGGCGGTCCCGGCGCGGGTCTGGCCGTGGCCTTGGAGAACCTCTTCCCGCCGATCCCCAGCGAGGTGATCCTCCCGCTGGCCGGATTCGTCGCGGGTCAGGGCCGGATGAGCGTGGTCAGCGCGATCTTCTGGACCACCCTCGGCTCGCTGCTCGGGGCCCTGGCCCTCTACTGGATCGGCGCCGTGCTCGGCCGGGAACGGGTCCGGGCGATCGCGCAGCGGCTGCCGCTGGTCAAGCTCAGCGACGTGGACCGCACCGAGGAGTGGTTCCTGCGGCACGGGGTGAAGGCCGTCTTCTTCGGCCGGATGATTCCGATCTTCCGTAGCCTGATCTCCATCCCGGCCGGCGTGGAGCGGATGCCGGTGTGGACGTTCGCGGTCTACACGACGCTCGGCAGTCTGATCTGGAACACGACCTTCGTGATGGCCGGCTATCTGCTCGGCGACAACTGGCACCTGGTCGAGGGCTACGCCGGCGTGCTGCAGAAGGTGGTCATCGTGGCCTGCGTGGCGGCCGCCGGCTGGTTCGTGGTCTCCCGGATCGTCCGGGCACGGCGCGGCGCCGCGCCCGTCGACCCCGCAGCGCCCGTCGACCTTGCTCCGCCCGTCGATCTTGCCCCGCCCGTCGAGCCCGCTCCGCTGCCGTACGCGCCGGACCCGACGGGGCGGGGCACGATCTACCGCAGCGTCTACTCCGACGCGCAGGCCCCGGACCGCGACCTGTCCCGCTGA
- a CDS encoding BTAD domain-containing putative transcriptional regulator, which translates to MTRQPAADAVAFGVLGPVRAVRDAGPVALKGPRHRAVLARLLVARGRVVPVERLVGDLWETPSDGAVGAIRTFVADLRRALEPGRAARQPARLLVTAPPGYALRAAPDTVDAWRFEAAAGEAGELLTAGDAVPALRRLDEALGLWRGPAYAEFADQLWARAEIDRLDELRMLVLERRAEALLALDRAAEAAAGLRAHTASHPLREDAWRLLATALYRSGRQGEALAVLRQTRDTLVTELGVDPGPRLRRLEADILAQAPELIPPFVTTPVTGGGVTTPGTAAGAAPPGTAAGAAPPGTAAGAAPPAPAGAAVPPGERPFVGRNGELTALRQAAAHVAGHRSPALALVSGEPGAGKTALADALARDLAAAGWTTAWGRSPEYEGAPVAWPWARITAALTASAPGAAQPGPAAAGPWADAAGRAAGPWADAAGREADPEVDAAGREVNETGPETDGVDPAVARFRLRRAAASLVSAAAGRGPVLLVVDDLHRADADTLDLLTALVGEPEPVTGPVLIVGTYRTAEITPELTAALARFARVEPVRVHLGGLAEPATGDLARAVARQELDPSVVRLIHRRSGGNPFFVRELARLLATGGGAALHEVPTGVRDVIRHRLTRLPDEARTLLRQAAVLGRDVDPDLLAALAGDSPSVLDGLDLALAAGFLTGHGADGRLRFTHILVRDTLYGDLSAPRRARWHAAAGEAIERLDPHDVTALAHHFALAATRVTAPRAARYARAAAERAERRFQPHEAARLWRQALSAHDRAGDGDVRGRLDAVMGLGRALAVTGHLDEARRLRSTALATAVELDDATLTGDVLAAFDVPAVWTRNDDEHLSREVARAAERALAALGDGDPQRRSRLLSTLALELRGTTTDRGHRAACEAEAVARRLSHPALLAHALNARFLHTFGRAGLAGERARIGTELVELAGRHGLVSFEVLGHLVLLQARCALADLGAADAHARAAERLAQRYDLPLVGVFTSWYAALRLAIAGQPDEAEAAYRAAQARLTGSGMPGMEQGLLALALLCLRPTAPQPEGTAGGAADFGPYEPWARPLVLLAAGRRGEAAAALRAVPDSPHDLLREARLCLAARAALALDDHATMRQAYAALVPAADELAGAGSGVLTLGPVARHLADLAAALGRADEAAAHRRTARAVAARAAR; encoded by the coding sequence ATGACCAGGCAACCGGCGGCGGACGCGGTGGCCTTCGGCGTGCTGGGACCGGTGCGCGCGGTACGCGACGCCGGACCCGTCGCGCTGAAGGGCCCCCGCCACCGCGCCGTGCTGGCCCGCCTGCTCGTCGCCCGGGGCCGGGTCGTACCGGTCGAGCGGCTCGTCGGGGACCTGTGGGAGACGCCCTCGGACGGTGCGGTGGGGGCGATCCGTACGTTCGTCGCCGACCTGCGCCGCGCCCTGGAACCGGGCCGGGCGGCCCGGCAACCCGCCCGCCTGCTGGTGACCGCCCCGCCCGGCTACGCGCTGCGCGCGGCCCCGGACACCGTGGACGCCTGGCGGTTCGAGGCGGCGGCCGGGGAGGCCGGCGAGCTGCTGACGGCCGGCGACGCCGTACCCGCGCTGCGTCGCCTCGACGAGGCACTCGGCCTGTGGCGCGGTCCGGCGTACGCGGAGTTCGCGGACCAGCTCTGGGCCCGCGCGGAGATCGACCGGCTCGACGAATTGCGGATGCTGGTCCTCGAGCGGCGGGCGGAGGCGCTGCTGGCGCTCGACCGGGCCGCCGAGGCCGCCGCCGGACTGCGGGCCCACACGGCCAGCCACCCGCTGCGGGAGGACGCCTGGCGGCTGCTGGCCACCGCCCTGTACCGGTCGGGCCGTCAGGGCGAGGCGCTTGCCGTGCTGCGGCAGACGCGCGACACCCTGGTCACGGAGCTCGGCGTGGACCCGGGCCCGCGGCTGCGCCGACTGGAGGCGGACATCCTCGCCCAGGCGCCGGAACTGATCCCGCCCTTCGTGACCACGCCCGTGACGGGCGGCGGGGTGACCACGCCCGGGACGGCTGCCGGGGCGGCGCCGCCCGGGACGGCTGCCGGGGCGGCGCCGCCCGGGACGGCTGCCGGGGCGGCGCCGCCCGCGCCGGCCGGCGCGGCGGTCCCGCCTGGCGAGCGCCCGTTCGTCGGGCGGAACGGGGAGTTGACCGCCCTGCGGCAGGCCGCCGCCCACGTCGCCGGGCACCGCAGCCCCGCGCTCGCCCTCGTCTCGGGCGAGCCGGGCGCGGGCAAGACGGCGCTCGCCGACGCCCTCGCCCGGGACCTGGCCGCTGCCGGTTGGACGACCGCGTGGGGCCGCAGCCCGGAGTACGAGGGCGCCCCGGTCGCCTGGCCCTGGGCCCGGATCACCGCCGCGCTCACCGCGTCCGCCCCGGGCGCCGCACAGCCGGGGCCCGCCGCGGCGGGCCCATGGGCGGACGCGGCGGGCCGGGCGGCGGGCCCATGGGCGGACGCGGCGGGCCGGGAGGCGGACCCGGAGGTGGACGCGGCGGGCCGGGAGGTGAACGAAACGGGCCCGGAGACGGATGGGGTGGACCCGGCGGTGGCCCGGTTCCGGCTCCGTCGCGCCGCCGCCTCGCTGGTCTCGGCGGCCGCCGGGCGGGGACCGGTGCTGCTCGTCGTCGACGACCTGCACCGCGCCGACGCCGACACCCTGGACCTGCTGACCGCCCTGGTCGGCGAGCCGGAGCCGGTGACCGGACCGGTGCTGATCGTCGGCACGTACCGCACCGCCGAGATCACCCCCGAGTTGACCGCCGCGCTGGCCCGCTTCGCCCGCGTCGAACCGGTCCGGGTGCACCTGGGCGGCCTGGCCGAGCCCGCGACCGGGGACCTGGCCCGGGCGGTCGCCCGGCAGGAGCTGGACCCGTCCGTGGTGCGCCTGATCCACCGCCGCAGCGGCGGGAACCCGTTCTTCGTCCGGGAGTTGGCGCGGCTGCTCGCCACCGGGGGCGGCGCGGCCCTGCACGAGGTGCCGACGGGCGTACGCGACGTCATCCGCCACCGGCTGACCCGGCTGCCGGACGAGGCCCGTACGCTGCTACGGCAGGCCGCCGTGCTCGGTCGGGACGTCGACCCGGACCTGCTGGCCGCCCTCGCCGGCGACAGCCCGTCGGTCCTCGACGGTCTCGACCTCGCCCTGGCCGCCGGATTCCTCACCGGGCACGGCGCCGACGGGCGGCTGCGGTTCACCCACATCCTGGTGCGCGACACCCTCTACGGCGACCTGTCGGCGCCGCGCCGGGCCCGCTGGCACGCCGCCGCCGGCGAGGCGATCGAGCGGCTGGACCCGCACGACGTCACCGCCCTCGCCCACCACTTCGCCCTCGCGGCGACCCGCGTCACCGCGCCCCGCGCCGCACGCTACGCCCGGGCGGCTGCCGAGCGCGCCGAACGGCGCTTCCAGCCGCACGAGGCGGCCCGGCTGTGGCGTCAGGCGCTGTCCGCCCACGACCGGGCGGGCGACGGCGACGTACGGGGGCGGCTGGACGCGGTCATGGGGCTGGGCCGGGCGCTCGCCGTCACCGGCCACCTCGACGAGGCGCGGCGACTGCGCTCCACGGCGCTCGCCACCGCCGTCGAACTCGACGACGCCACCCTGACCGGCGATGTCCTCGCCGCCTTCGACGTCCCGGCCGTCTGGACCCGCAACGACGACGAACACCTCTCCCGCGAGGTCGCCCGGGCCGCCGAGCGGGCGCTGGCCGCGCTCGGCGACGGCGATCCGCAACGCCGCAGCCGGCTGCTGAGCACCCTCGCCCTCGAACTGCGCGGCACCACCACCGACCGGGGTCACCGGGCCGCGTGCGAGGCGGAGGCGGTCGCCCGGCGGCTGTCGCATCCGGCGCTGCTCGCCCACGCGCTCAACGCCCGTTTCCTGCACACGTTCGGCCGGGCCGGCCTCGCCGGCGAGCGCGCCCGCATCGGCACCGAACTGGTCGAGCTGGCCGGTCGGCACGGGCTGGTGAGCTTCGAGGTACTCGGCCACCTCGTCCTGCTCCAGGCGCGCTGCGCGCTGGCCGACCTCGGGGCCGCGGACGCGCACGCCCGCGCCGCCGAACGCCTCGCGCAGCGCTACGACCTGCCGCTGGTCGGCGTCTTCACCAGCTGGTACGCCGCCCTGCGACTGGCGATCGCCGGGCAGCCGGACGAGGCGGAGGCCGCCTACCGGGCGGCGCAGGCCCGGCTCACCGGCAGCGGGATGCCCGGCATGGAGCAGGGGCTGCTCGCGTTGGCGCTGCTGTGTCTGCGGCCGACCGCGCCGCAGCCGGAGGGCACCGCCGGGGGCGCGGCTGACTTCGGGCCGTACGAACCCTGGGCGCGCCCCCTGGTCCTGCTCGCCGCCGGTCGGCGCGGCGAGGCCGCCGCCGCGCTGCGCGCCGTCCCGGACTCGCCGCACGACCTGCTGCGCGAGGCCCGGCTCTGCCTCGCCGCCCGCGCCGCCCTCGCCCTCGACGACCACGCCACGATGCGGCAGGCGTACGCCGCGCTCGTCCCGGCCGCCGACGAGCTGGCCGGCGCCGGCAGCGGCGTGCTGACCCTCGGCCCGGTGGCCCGGCACCTCGCGGATCTCGCCGCCGCGTTGGGGCGCGCCGACGAGGCCGCCGCGCACCGCCGGACCGCCCGTGCGGTCGCCGCGCGGGCCGCCCGCTAG
- a CDS encoding alpha/beta fold hydrolase: MHPTISGFEHRRVTVADGVTLSAAVAGSGSAVVLLHGFPQTHLMWRHVAADLAADHTVICPDLRGYGDSDKPADTDGTAYSKRTMAADVVALARALGHERFALAGHDRGALVAVRAGLDHPGTVTHLAALDVLPTLDMWDVMRGVSAAVGFHLYLMAQPPGMPERLIGASPDAFFGHFLDAWTRDPDAIPAQVRAAYLRASREAVPSIVADYRASAGIDVAHDRADRAAGATLRMPVSVLQQDWGAALGYDAAALWRAWAPDLEHRTVTCGHFMAEEAPTEVVAALRALLAR, translated from the coding sequence ATGCACCCGACGATCAGCGGATTCGAGCACCGACGCGTCACCGTCGCCGACGGCGTGACGCTCAGCGCGGCCGTCGCCGGTTCCGGCAGCGCGGTCGTGCTGCTGCACGGCTTCCCGCAGACCCACCTCATGTGGCGGCACGTCGCCGCCGATCTCGCCGCCGACCACACCGTGATCTGCCCCGACCTGCGCGGCTACGGCGACAGCGACAAGCCGGCCGACACGGACGGGACCGCGTACTCGAAGCGGACCATGGCCGCGGACGTGGTCGCGCTCGCCCGGGCGCTGGGCCACGAGCGGTTCGCCCTCGCCGGGCACGACCGCGGCGCCCTGGTCGCCGTCCGCGCCGGCCTGGACCACCCCGGGACGGTCACCCACCTGGCCGCGCTGGACGTGCTGCCCACCCTCGACATGTGGGACGTCATGCGCGGTGTCTCCGCCGCCGTCGGCTTCCACCTCTACCTGATGGCCCAGCCCCCGGGTATGCCCGAGCGGCTGATCGGGGCGAGCCCGGACGCCTTCTTCGGCCACTTCCTCGACGCCTGGACCCGCGACCCGGACGCCATCCCCGCCCAGGTGCGGGCGGCGTACCTGCGGGCGTCCCGGGAGGCGGTGCCCTCCATCGTCGCCGACTACCGGGCGTCCGCCGGGATCGACGTCGCGCACGACCGCGCCGACCGGGCCGCCGGCGCGACGCTGCGGATGCCGGTGAGCGTGCTGCAACAGGACTGGGGTGCCGCCCTCGGCTACGACGCGGCCGCGCTGTGGCGGGCCTGGGCACCCGACCTGGAGCACCGGACGGTCACCTGCGGGCACTTCATGGCCGAGGAGGCGCCCACCGAGGTCGTCGCCGCCCTGCGCGCCCTGCTGGCCCGGTAG
- a CDS encoding MOSC domain-containing protein, with amino-acid sequence MTGRLAQLWRYPVKSMLGERLPAGDVGPAGVAGDRRLALRHRGTGRVASAKHPRLWRGLLALHATGAAPGPVRITLADGRAVSSVDPDVDDVLSRVLDAPVTLIDRPPTGAVLDRADPDAVLAAGLTAEVPVDASPLGAAAPGTFFDFAPVHLVTTATLARVAAELPAGTVEAVRYRPNLVLDVDVDGFAENDWVGRELRIGPELVLRVLAPTPRCAVPTLAHGPLPRQGAALRVPARLNRVAPLPQLGPQPCVGAYAQVVRSGRVVQGSTVEVG; translated from the coding sequence GTGACCGGCCGGCTGGCGCAGCTGTGGCGCTATCCGGTGAAGTCGATGCTGGGCGAGCGGCTGCCCGCCGGCGACGTCGGCCCGGCGGGCGTGGCGGGCGACCGGCGGCTGGCCCTGCGGCACCGGGGCACCGGGCGGGTGGCCAGCGCGAAACACCCCCGGCTCTGGCGTGGCCTGCTCGCGCTCCACGCGACCGGCGCCGCACCCGGGCCCGTACGCATCACGCTGGCCGACGGGCGGGCCGTGTCCAGCGTCGACCCCGACGTCGACGACGTGCTGTCGCGGGTGCTCGACGCCCCGGTCACGCTGATCGACCGGCCCCCTACCGGGGCGGTGCTGGACCGGGCCGACCCGGACGCGGTGCTGGCCGCCGGCCTCACCGCCGAGGTCCCGGTCGACGCCAGTCCGCTCGGGGCGGCGGCGCCGGGCACCTTCTTCGACTTCGCCCCGGTGCACCTGGTCACCACGGCCACGCTGGCCCGGGTGGCCGCCGAGCTTCCGGCCGGCACCGTCGAGGCGGTCCGCTACCGGCCCAACCTCGTGCTCGACGTCGACGTGGACGGCTTCGCCGAGAACGACTGGGTCGGCCGCGAGCTGCGGATCGGCCCGGAGCTGGTGCTGCGGGTGCTCGCCCCGACCCCACGGTGCGCGGTGCCGACCCTGGCGCACGGGCCGCTCCCCCGGCAGGGCGCGGCGCTGCGCGTACCGGCCCGGCTCAACCGGGTGGCGCCGCTGCCGCAGCTGGGCCCACAGCCGTGCGTGGGGGCGTACGCGCAGGTGGTCCGAAGCGGTCGGGTGGTGCAGGGCTCGACGGTCGAGGTCGGCTGA
- a CDS encoding serine/threonine-protein kinase: protein MSPFSPALRLHDRYVLRERIGLGGMSEVWRADDEVLHRPVAVKALTRQFATDPQLRATIQREARAAARLTHPHVTQVYDYGEATLDGGMVVPYLVMELVQGHNLADRLASGPLPWPEAVRMAAQVAGALAAAHRIGVVHRDVKPGNVMLTETGAKVLDFGIAALAGPHHPRAGQTGELLMGTPAYFAPERMRPGPPNPASDVYALGALLYRTLTGRAPLPVQTWEDALEVHAGHRPVPPPQAPGLPADVAELTLACLATDPARRPGAAELSARLGASTSANPPAAVLPTLPGSPAHPPTLIDRALPGPDRALPGPASGRAGVPYPAPAGGHRPVAARTGRGVPATDARATRDRPVTALVAVGVALLVGLVGALVLTDGASPPPAAAPTTGTPGGEPTSARPTRPPATTAAPPPVTARPEPVGLPQFIAEFAAVLAWAQARGEIDRKTVEGLRDKLADLGRGKEKDRAKRVEQLRERLAEAAEEGQIPPDTAARLDALLDRVDTGLRNDDEDDD, encoded by the coding sequence ATGTCGCCGTTCTCGCCCGCCCTGCGGTTGCACGACCGCTACGTCCTGCGCGAGCGCATCGGCCTCGGCGGGATGTCCGAGGTGTGGCGCGCCGACGACGAGGTGCTGCACCGCCCCGTCGCGGTCAAGGCCCTCACCCGTCAGTTCGCCACCGACCCGCAGCTGCGGGCCACCATCCAGCGCGAGGCCCGCGCCGCCGCGCGGCTCACCCACCCGCACGTCACCCAGGTGTACGACTACGGCGAGGCGACCCTCGACGGCGGCATGGTCGTGCCGTACCTGGTTATGGAGCTGGTGCAGGGGCACAACCTCGCCGACCGGCTCGCCTCCGGCCCGCTGCCCTGGCCGGAGGCGGTGCGGATGGCCGCCCAGGTCGCCGGCGCGCTCGCCGCCGCCCACCGCATCGGCGTCGTGCACCGCGACGTCAAGCCCGGCAACGTCATGCTCACCGAGACCGGCGCCAAGGTGCTCGACTTCGGCATCGCCGCGCTCGCCGGTCCGCACCATCCGCGCGCCGGTCAGACCGGAGAGCTGCTGATGGGCACCCCCGCCTACTTCGCCCCGGAGCGGATGCGGCCCGGTCCGCCGAACCCGGCCAGCGACGTCTACGCCCTGGGGGCGCTGCTCTACCGGACCCTCACCGGCCGGGCCCCGCTGCCCGTGCAGACCTGGGAGGACGCGCTGGAGGTGCACGCCGGGCACCGGCCGGTGCCGCCCCCGCAGGCACCGGGTCTGCCGGCCGACGTCGCCGAGCTGACCCTGGCCTGCCTCGCCACCGACCCGGCACGCCGGCCGGGCGCCGCTGAGCTTTCCGCCCGTCTCGGCGCGTCGACGTCGGCCAACCCGCCGGCGGCCGTCCTGCCGACCCTGCCCGGGAGCCCCGCGCACCCGCCGACCCTGATCGACCGCGCGCTGCCAGGCCCCGACCGCGCGCTGCCCGGGCCGGCGTCCGGGCGCGCGGGGGTGCCGTACCCCGCCCCGGCCGGCGGGCACCGACCCGTGGCCGCCCGTACCGGCCGGGGCGTCCCGGCCACCGACGCGCGGGCGACGCGGGACAGGCCCGTCACCGCGCTGGTCGCCGTCGGCGTGGCGCTGCTCGTCGGCCTCGTCGGGGCGCTCGTGCTCACCGACGGGGCGAGCCCACCACCGGCGGCGGCCCCCACCACCGGCACGCCGGGCGGCGAGCCGACGTCGGCCAGACCGACGCGACCGCCGGCCACGACCGCCGCCCCGCCGCCGGTGACCGCGCGGCCCGAACCGGTCGGCCTGCCGCAGTTCATCGCGGAGTTCGCCGCGGTGCTCGCCTGGGCGCAGGCGCGCGGCGAGATCGACCGCAAGACGGTCGAGGGGCTGCGGGACAAGCTCGCCGACCTGGGCCGGGGCAAGGAGAAGGACCGGGCCAAGCGGGTCGAACAACTGCGGGAGCGCCTCGCGGAGGCCGCCGAGGAGGGGCAGATCCCGCCGGACACGGCGGCGCGACTCGACGCCCTGCTCGACCGGGTCGACACGGGGCTGCGGAACGACGACGAGGACGACGACTGA
- a CDS encoding SAM-dependent methyltransferase has translation MTTDAPGTTSGPASPSDRIDTSVAHPARRYNYWLGGKDNFQADRDSGDMVAASFPTIRTAALENRRFLQRAVRHLAREAGIRQFLDIGTGIPTADNTHEVAQAVAPESRVVYVDNDPIVLAHARALLTSSPEGATAYIDADLRDPERILRHPDLLRTIDPSRPVALMLVAILHFVGDDDDPYAVVTRLLDALPPGSFLAASHATHDYLPPQVAQEAKEAARGDGPHGLINLRTRAEFTRFFAGLELVEPGITSVAEWRAEDAPQPRPTAAEVSMYAGVARKP, from the coding sequence TTGACCACCGATGCCCCGGGCACGACGTCCGGCCCCGCCAGCCCCAGCGACCGCATCGACACCTCGGTGGCCCACCCCGCGCGCCGGTACAACTACTGGCTCGGCGGCAAGGACAACTTCCAGGCCGACCGGGACTCCGGCGACATGGTGGCGGCGTCCTTCCCGACGATCCGCACCGCCGCCCTGGAGAACCGGCGTTTCCTCCAGCGGGCCGTGCGGCACCTCGCCCGGGAGGCGGGCATCCGCCAGTTCCTCGACATCGGCACCGGCATCCCGACCGCCGACAACACCCACGAGGTCGCCCAGGCGGTCGCCCCCGAGTCGCGGGTGGTCTACGTCGACAACGACCCGATCGTGCTCGCGCACGCCCGGGCGTTGCTGACCAGCTCACCCGAGGGCGCCACCGCTTACATCGACGCCGACCTGCGCGACCCGGAGCGCATCCTGCGCCATCCGGACCTGCTGCGCACCATCGACCCGTCCCGGCCGGTGGCCCTGATGCTGGTCGCGATCCTGCACTTCGTGGGCGACGACGACGACCCTTACGCCGTGGTCACGCGGCTGCTCGACGCGCTGCCGCCGGGCAGCTTCCTGGCGGCCTCGCACGCCACCCACGACTACCTGCCGCCGCAGGTGGCGCAGGAGGCGAAGGAGGCGGCCCGGGGCGACGGGCCGCACGGCCTGATCAACCTGCGCACCCGGGCCGAGTTCACCCGCTTCTTCGCGGGGCTGGAGCTGGTCGAGCCCGGCATCACCTCCGTCGCCGAGTGGCGTGCCGAGGACGCCCCGCAGCCGCGTCCGACGGCGGCCGAGGTCAGCATGTACGCAGGGGTGGCCCGCAAGCCCTGA